Proteins from one Nitrospira sp. genomic window:
- a CDS encoding addiction module antidote protein, HigA family, whose protein sequence is AAISPEMALRLEGWLGVKRGGRADVWVAQQAAYDLWQARKAGVPRVRRAVLIEA, encoded by the coding sequence GCGGCAATCTCTCCGGAAATGGCTCTTCGCTTAGAAGGATGGCTGGGCGTGAAACGCGGAGGCCGTGCGGATGTGTGGGTGGCCCAGCAGGCGGCCTACGACTTGTGGCAGGCTCGAAAAGCCGGCGTGCCAAGAGTACGGCGAGCCGTCTTGATCGAGGCGTGA